From the Odocoileus virginianus isolate 20LAN1187 ecotype Illinois chromosome 20, Ovbor_1.2, whole genome shotgun sequence genome, the window CTTCTTGGCACTCGGTGTTCACCGCTACGTGCAGGGCGGTGAGCCCTGAAAGAGcgggagactcaggagactcagTTAAACGTAGGCCTGGGGCTTTGCAGTCTCAGAAGGACTCCAGGTCCTACCAGACAGCCCCCACCCAGCGCCCGGGTAGGTGCTCACCATCGTAATTGCGGGCCTCTAGATCCATGGTACCCCCGGCCGCACTGTCCAGCAAGGCCCGCAGGCAGGCGGGGCTGCGGTGCTCGCACgccaggtgggctgccgtctgacCGTGGCGGTCCAGTGCCATGGGGCTGGCACCGGCCATCACCAGGAGCCGGACCACAGACGGCAAGGTGGTGATCACAGCCAAGTGTAGCGGTGTCTGGGGAACAGAGACTGTGAAGGACTCCTGTTTCCTGTCCTGCGACCCAGTCCTGCCTCCCTCAGAGTCCTGACCCCCAGCAGTAGTCTGAACCAGAAATCTGAGCACCTACTCCCGCAGATTCAAGCATCAGGGCCCCTAGCTCTTCTTCACCTAGGACTCAGGTCCCCAGCCTCACCTGCCGGAGGTTGTTGTAGATATCCAGGTCCCGGCCGCCGTGCTGGAATAGATTGACAAGGCGATGCACAGCCGGCAGATTGCCCTGCACCACGGCAATGTGGAGTGGCCTGGGGGTGAGAATCAGGCATGAGAGAGTGGTCACCTCTCACCCCTGAACTCTTAGCAGTGCTAACTCCAAAATGCACAGGATGCTTTAGAAGTAACTCGGGTATCCAAccactgctccccacccccattccctcCATCCTGGTTCAGGCACCATCATCTCCCTCTTGGAGTGTCCCCTCTACACTGGCCTCTCTACCTGCACACTGCCCTGCTGTCTGCCCCCAACAGAGCAGCTAGAGACCCTTTAGAACCGGAGTCAAATCATGCCGCTTTTCTGCACAGAATTCTCAAAGTCCCCACCATGGCCCACAGGCCTCAGGTGATCTTGCCTTTCCCTCTTTGATTCCTTTTGATGTCATCTCATCTCTGGCCACTAGCCTCTTTGCTCTTCCTCAAACATACCAAGCATGCTTGCCTCCtaggcctttgcactggctgttccctctgccaggaaCAGTATCTCCCCCGCCCCCATATCTTCGGGGCTAACTCCCCTCACTGGGGCCTCTGCTAAAATGGTACCGCAgcggctcccccaccccactcccacgcTTTATTTTCCTCCACATCATCACCTAACATCGTACACTTTTGTTTCCTGTCTGAATCTCCCTCGATAGAATGTCAACTCCACCAAGTAAAGCATTTTCCCAGTGCCTACGACAGTGGTTGGTGCTGAGAAAGTGCTCCACAAACACCCTGAATAGAAGAGGCCCTCTCAAGGACCCCTGACCCTCCTTGAAGCTGGGGACCATGTGCTCACCCCGTTCCAGgccacagttttctcatctgtggaaTGGGTGGGGATGAACTGGATGGTCTCCATCTGTGGTGACTGGAGATCATGTTCAGCCTCCCACCCGAGAGTAGGGACATGGGGCAATTTTTGCCCAGAAGGGAGATGATGGCACAGGTGGGACAAACTGGGATGGGAGTCATTGCTTGGGAAGCTGGACTGCGCAACCCAGATCCCCCCTTTAGGACTGAAGGACTCCATTTCCTCAGCTTCTGGGAAGGTTGTCAAATCTCGGCTCTCTCTGGGAATTACCCTTCGCTGGAAAGGGCTGCTTGCCCAGGTCATGGGGGTGGGTAGACGCCACCCAATGGCATCCGCTGACTGGTTTGTGTGGGCATATAAGGTCCAGCCTTCTAGCCCCAACTCTGAGAGGCCCCTCCAGCTGCCATATTCCCTGTGGGATCCCTGAGGCCCAGTTGAAGCTACAGAGCAGCTCGAAttctccctctgcccagtcctgctTTCTCCCTCTCCGCGGGCACTGGGCTGGAGAAGCCTTTCCAATAAACCTCCTGCCAGCTTCTCAGGGCCCCCAAAAGCTGGAAGAGCTATTCAGAGCTGAGGACAATCTGAGATGACTGTAGGGGGGTTGGGGGACGCTGGCGCTGAGTCCATAAGGCTGGCTGAAGTTACACAGGCCCCACAACCTCACCCGCCGCTGCCTGCTGACGAACCTGGGCCAGGCTAAGTGAGGTGAACGGCGGTCCTCCCCACGGCGGAATTGAATCCACCTCCTAGTGCTGGAGGCAGAGAAGTTCTGCCGCCCCGGAGGGCTTTGCGGGGGCAGAGCCAGGGTTGCAAATTGGGTTGCAAATCTCTCTTGCCCTGAGGCGTGGGCAAAGTCACGTGGGCCTTTCCAGCCTCAGGTTTCTCCTCGGTAAAGTGTCGCCCGCAATagctcccagcccccaggaaGAGATTCTGCAGGTGAAACGCTGAACCCGGATCTGAACCGGGAGagccacatttaaaaaagaaatctcggGGAAGGGGTCGGACCTGGGCCAAGGGCCCCCGGGAAAGGGCTCCGTCCCCTCCCCGCATCTCTCAGGACGCCCCGCCTGGGTCCCCTTCGGGGCGGGCGGGGTTAAGCgagggcagagggagaaaatGATTTCAGAGAAACCGTCCTGGCCTGAGTTCCCATAAACGCGCGGGCCgcagggggtggggcggggctggAGGAAGTGGGGACGGGAGGGGCGGCCCAGCCCTCGGACTTCCAGTAACAGGTCTGCTGGGCGGGGCTCCGCTTCCTGCTCCCGGGGGAGGGAAGCCTGGCCCTTCGGGGATCTACCCCGGCCACCCCGGCACCCCAACTTCCATCCTCGAATGAGGCGGAGAGGGGAGCCCGACCCAAAGAGCTATAGTTACCTTGGGGGTAAGGAAGGACCCCAATTGCTCCAGCCAGGGGACCCCGCTAGAACTCCATCTCGCAGGGTTCAGACTCCAgctgcctccctgtcccccacatCCTGGCATGCTGCTTCCTGCGTCCCTGGCATACGATGCCCTAACTCTTGGCGGGTACCGACTGCCCCCATCGCGCCGAGTGCTAGGCTCCCCCGGCCACCCTGCCGCCCGGCGCCTCACCCGCTCAGCGTTCAAGGCATCTAGTACCCAAATTCTGCCCTCCGGGACTCAGAAcgcgtccccccccccccccccccccccgtggaAACTCAGACTTCCAGCTCCTCACTGCCAGACctttggcgggggtggggggtgggggtggtgattgCAAATGCCCTGAGATCTTACTGCCCTGAATACCTCGAAGTCCAGCCTCCCAACCGTAGCATTGCCCCTTTGGGGACCCGGACCTAGcgtgtccccccacccccgcccccgcccggcccgCTGCCCATTCCGGTAAAGCCTCGGCCCCAGCGGAAGGGGTTAAGGTTAGAGGGAGCGCCAGGAGGGGGAGGCTGCGAGTGAGTGACGGGTGCTGACGTGGGGAAGGCAGAGCAGCTGGGCTGCGGTCAAGTTCTGCGGGAAGGGATTTCCCCCACCAGGCAGCTGAGGCAGAAGTGTTTGCtttgggggagaggggggagggcggggagggaggctggggcgTGGGGCTGGAGACTGGTGTGCCAGGTCGTCTTCTGCACCCGGCTTTCACAGGCTGCAAACAAATCACCCCTGGGGACAGAGACAAATTGAATCTATTTCACAGATGACCCCACAGGTACCCAGAGGCAGCGGGAACTAGTTTTACCAAGGCCTttgtgtataaatacatatatataaagatacaTTTATATCTCAGACACTTTGTCCTGCTTGGGTTCGCAAGGATAGTCCAAGGAGCTCTGTTCCAACAAAATCCACTCCCATGTACTGAGCACCAACTGTGCCCCCGGCCCCATGCACTCTAAGTCCTGTACCTCACTGCATTGAATCCCCACTGTGATCATGAGGCCTGATTTCCAGACAGGGAAACAGGCTTGGGGATGCGAAATCACCCAGGGGCCAGTGGTGGAGACCCCCCACTTTCCTTGCATCTCCCTCTGTGGTTTCCAGAGTCCCCAAGCCCATTCCTAGATAATTGCTTTATTGAAATCAGTTCTTTTCTGCCTCATAGAGACCTTCATCTTGTGGTGCTTGTTTGCACAGGGGGAAACTGAGGTAGAGAGGTGTGAGAAAGTGACCAGCTGAGATTCCATCCGAGGTTGGTAGAATTACCATAACCACGGTGGTCAAGTGTTTTTTTGAGTGCTAGGCCTGGGCTAAATGCTCCCATGCAGGACTTCTCAGTGGCTTCATGAAGCTCAGAAGCCTGTCCTTCAAACAGTAGATGATAAAACCATGAGATTTGTGAAATCAGCTTAAAGAATTGTCAGATTAATTTAGTGGGCTATGACCAGGAAACAGCGACATGACGAGAATAGAAAACCCCAAAGTAGCTCCCATGTTGTAAGCCTGAGTGCTGTTTTGTTCTGtgcaatttttatttcaagtttatatatgtgtgtgtgcttagcaaAAGgttataatgataataataacattaattaATACAAATTGAGCACTTTCAATCTACAAGGCTCTGTGCAAGGAGCTTAACATGTATAATTCATATAATAAGTCAATCTGTAAAATGTCTTTCTCATTTTTGGCTTTTGGTAAAAACTTTAAAGCCCACTGCTTCAAAAACAGTCCTGGGAGGTAAGGGTTCTCAGGGTGCCCgtttttcagaagaggaaactgaggctcagagagggaaaggggcTTCCTCAAAGTCACACAGACAGGGGAGACAGGATTCTAACTCAGTGCAGGTAACTTGAAAGCTCCTGCTGGCTGAGTGCCCGTGTTGCAATGGGTGGGTGAGGTGGGTGGAGGGTTGGCCTCCCCACCCTTCTACTCCCCTCCTGGAATGGGGGACTGTCACTCACGTGTCTCCATCCTCATCAGCTCGCGTGGCCATGGCGATGTCAGCTGACAGGGGATGTTCCATGGAGCACACCATGGGGTACAGAGGTGTAGGCAAGTTCAGCAGAGGAAAGGGGGAGCCCATGGTCGGGGTGGGGTACAGGGAGAGTAAAGGTCCTGGGAAGAGAAAGGACATGCATGAGGCCAAGCCCACAGGTCATCAACCTGCCCCCCAGCTCCAGGCCTTCGCTCCCTTTTCCCTTGGTCCCTTTTGCATCTCCTCCTGAGCCTTTAAGACCCAAGACAAACTCCTCTACCACGTCCCTCCTCTGCGCTCCTgcagctcccctccccagccctggacaTTGTCACTTATCTTTACTTCTGTCTGACCCCTCATCTTCTACTAGGCAAAGATTCTGCACTATCGCCCAGCATGGGGACCTCAGGGCCAGTTTGCTGAGTGAATTTGTGGCTGAGGAAGGTAAGGGTGGATGAAGCACCGGGTGTAGGGGGTAGGATGAATGTGTACAGAGTTTGGGGAGAGGGAGTAGTGCCAGAATCCGGCACAGATCAAACTGCTGGAAGGCACCAAGGTAGTTGGCAAATCCACATCTACCCATCACTCAGATggggaaagctgaggctcaggttTTCATGGGGGAATGTGAAaggggagaaggcagtgacaggCCTCCTGATGGAGGGCTTGAAGCTGTACCCTGAGGGGATGAAAGGTGCAGAAACTGGGCAAAATTCTGGAGGCCCAAGGCCTGGGGTCCCTGCAGCTCTGGGGGTCACTTGGAGATTGTGAAGTGGGCACAGCTGTGGGAGAGGCTGCCCCCTCCTGGATATCAGGGATGGAGACAGGATGGGAAGAATAGTGCCTGttcttctctgtcatctcctggTCCTTGGGGGCTCCATTCCTGAAACCCCAAGTTTCCTGGTCCTTGTATGTTCAATACCAGGTCTTGGTGCCCTCAGGCCTTCTGCCCAGAGATCCCCAAATCCTCCCTGGCCCTAAATCCTTGAGGTCCAGAATCCCCCCGTCCTGCCCCCCAGTTCTTAGAATCCTCAGCCCCCAAAGCCACCCTAAGGCCTCCTGACCTCATGACACCAGTGAGACACTGATCACTTGCAAGCACACAGAAGTGGGTGCTTAGAACCCCAGATCTCTGTCCTGCTGACTCCTAGGACCCCTGGTATTGGGATTGGTTTCCTTGGGTTTTTGTGATCCCAGATATTGGGGTGCTCAGTACTCCCCACTCTCTTCCCATCTTCTCCTGACATCTGGGGTCCCACGATTTCGACAAATAGGATCTTTAACATGTCTCCTTAGAACCCCAGTCTCTGTTCCCCTCACTCCCTTTGACCCCACATAAAGTTCAAGGGTCCCCAAACCCCCAGCTTCTTGGGTCCAGCTGCTGATCCCTTGTAACCCTATATATCTGGGTTTTTAAGAGTTTATAACTCTGTGTTCCCGGGACTTGACTCCCTGAGACACGATATCTGGACTGCTGGGCACTGTCTCCTGGCTCCCTATAGGTGGGTCTCAGATCTCAGGACTTTGACCCCTAGCTTCCTAGAGCTCCGGTATCTGTGTCCCAAGGTGCTGGCTCCCTGAAGCTCCCATATCTGCACCCCTGGGACCTCAGGCTCTGCCCGCAATTCCCCAGGAACCCCCTCTCTGTGTCCTTGGGACCTTGACTTCTGTCCCTCGGCTCCCCGAGGCCCCCCTGTGTTAAGGTCGGAGCTCTGCCCCCTGACTGCGGTGGTGACCCTCTGCATTGCCTGCCCCCCACCCGGCCATGACTCGCGGAAGCCACTCACCCTGGTAGTAAATTGCCTCTGGCCGCGCCAGGCCGTGAGGGGGCGCGGGCACAGCTGGTGTGTCGGAGCCACCGCGGAGGGGATCCGGGGGGACGACGGGGCCCACAGCGCCGCGCGGGGCGGCAGGCTCCGGGGAGGGCGCGCGCAGAGGGCGCTTGCGGAGCGGCAGCGCGGCGCCCGGGGGTCCGGTGGCCTTGGGCCGGGTGCGCAGGTCCACGGGCCCCTCGTCCATGGTCCCCGCGGGGCATCGGGGCATGGGGCCGCCGGGGACGGCGGCCGAGCGGGCGGCTGGAGCGCGGCTGGGCTCGGCAGCACGGGAGGGTGGTTGCGCCGAGCGCCGGGACTTCCCCTGCCGCCGGCTGAACTGAAGGGACTTTTGTCGGGCCGGGCGGTGCCGGCcgcccgcctccccgcccccggcccccccGGGGCCACCCGTCCGCCCCAGGGGTTTCCTGGACCCGCCGCCGCTCCCGCCGTCCCGCGGTGCCGCCCCCCGATCGCCCCGCCCGCGCCGCGCCCCGCTCCCGCCCCCTCCGGGCCCCGCGGCGCCCCGGGCGGCTGGGCttcggcggggggcgggggcgggcagggggtgggaaggaggcggGGTCGCGGAGTTGCGGGGTCCCCACCCCTGCGGCTGCGGGCCTCAGGCTGcgtctccgtgtgtgtgtgtctgtttgtctgtctgtctctctctgtctgtagGTCTCTCTGTATCTCAGTCTGGAACTGTGCCTGATTCGCAGGTCTGGTCGGATGTCTCcctatctctgtgtctctgtctccatcGTCTCTGGGCATCCCTTTCCGTGTGTCTGTCCCTCGAGCGCTGTCTGCTTCTcagcctcttcctctcccctcgACCCCTCCGCCCCCCGCCCTAGGGAGGCAACTCCCTGAGGCCCTTGGGGTCGCcaggacgtgggttcgattccagACTCCCACTTCCTCGCTGGGTGACCTTGACCAGGCACTTCCCTTCTCTGAGTCGTTTCCTCCTTCGTGGGAGCAAGAAGACGCACCCAGGGCAGGGAGTACCCTCAGCGGGCGCCCGGGCGCTAATCATCCCTCTGCCTGCCCTGCCGCCGTCTCGGCCTCCTCCGAGTGCCTGCTCAGTCTGGGGTGTGAACttcgctgggggtgggggacggggggcgggggcgggaaaTGTTCGGTGGGGAGTGCACAGAGAAACCGTGAACCTGTCTCTCCCCGCGGGGTCCCATGACCCAGCCCGAGCCTCCGGGCACAGGGTGGGTGCCCCCGAAATCCTCGATACCCAGAGAAACAGATGTGGCGGAAGGGGTCCAGAGGTCGTGAGAGGCCAAGTAAGAGGGAGACGGGGAGACAGCTAGAGCCGTAGGTCACAAGATCAGAGCCACAGCGGCCAAGCCCGGGTCCAGAAGACGGGGGGCCGGCGGGCTTCCCTTCTGCCCCCGCgtccccctcccatcccaggcGGGGTTGGTGGGTGGGGAACAGGCCTGGCTGGTTGGGGGCATGACTCAGAGGCAGGCTGGAGCTGGGGGCGGCGGGGCCCGGGAGAGGGCAGGACGGAGGCGGGCCTCTCCCCTGACCCCGCCCCTGCCGCCCTTCTCCCCGCCCCGGGGAGGGGCCCCGGCCGCTCGGGGCTTTCCCGGATTTCCCTGGAGGCGGGGCTGACACTGGGGTTGAGTCCCGGTCACTGACTTACGGGAGGCGGAGCGGAAGACTTGGGGGGACCCAAAGGGGCAAGGGAATGGGCGCTGCACCCCGAGTCTGTCCAGGCGGCACGCAGGGTCTTCCTGGTTTTGTGCGTCTCCCCCCGTCTCTGCATCTCCTTCCCTGGTCTCCGTCCCGCCTTGTCGCCTTGTCTCTCCATCTCTGCGTCTCAGTCTCCCCATCCTGGGACCCTGAAAATGGGTGTAAGGCCCCCGGTTCTCAGGAAGGGACTTTGCCCAAGACTGGGACTCCACCCCAGTGGATTGTTCAGGATGTCAGGAGCAGCTGTGGGCAGACAGAAGCCTCACCCTCTTCCCTGCTTCTCTCCGTTCTGCCTCTCCGGGTCTCCCCGTCGGTGCCCTGGGAAGGGAGAGCGTCTGGGGGGCAATACCTGGGTTCCAGTCCCACTTCCACCCCTTGTTGACAGTGGACCCTAGGTCGTTTctcttgagcctcagtttgctcatctggaaaatgaggcCGAAGTCAACCCCTGCCCCCAGAGTTGTGGGGGCTACAGGGGAAGAGGTGAGGGAATTAGGTTGTGAAGTCTGGGGCTCCCACCCACTCAGCCCTCACCTCTGGTGACTCTCCAAcacaggggaggggtggggtgtaGAGCACTGCCCGCTGTACAGAGAGCAGCTGAGCCTCGGAGAAGCGAGGCTTGTCAAGGTGATGACCCTAGGAGGTAGGGTTGGAAGGATGCCCAAGG encodes:
- the BCL3 gene encoding B-cell lymphoma 3 protein codes for the protein MPRCPAGTMDEGPVDLRTRPKATGPPGAALPLRKRPLRAPSPEPAAPRGAVGPVVPPDPLRGGSDTPAVPAPPHGLARPEAIYYQGPLLSLYPTPTMGSPFPLLNLPTPLYPMVCSMEHPLSADIAMATRADEDGDTPLHIAVVQGNLPAVHRLVNLFQHGGRDLDIYNNLRQTPLHLAVITTLPSVVRLLVMAGASPMALDRHGQTAAHLACEHRSPACLRALLDSAAGGTMDLEARNYDGLTALHVAVNTECQEAVLLLLEHGADIDAVDIKSGRSPLIHAVENNSLSMVQLLLQHGANVNAQMYSGSSALHSASGRGLLPLVRTLVRSGADSGLKNCHNDTPLMVARSRRVIDILRGKATRPAPASQPEPSPDRSATTSPESSSRLSSNGLLSASPPSSPSQSPPKDPSGFPMAPPSFFLPPSSPPTFLPYAGVLRAPGRPVPPSPAPGGS
- the LOC139029840 gene encoding uncharacterized protein; protein product: MWKLSLLRAAQPRACGAASDPIPRGGLAETRPPGPHSRGKVRQGRGGPDWDGWMQTGKEKRRPPRARKLAQNHSLLAVGLHFLLGIVSRAPTGRPGEAERREAGKRGPRMGRLRRRDGETRRQGGTETREGDAETGGDAQNQEDPACRLDRLGVQRPFPCPFGSPQVFRSASRKSVTGTQPQCQPRLQGNPGKPRAAGAPPRGGEKGGRGGVRGEARLRPALSRAPPPPAPACL